From Streptomyces sp. NBC_00683, one genomic window encodes:
- a CDS encoding WD40/YVTN/BNR-like repeat-containing protein yields the protein MRASSVPQPEPAQENAPRRRTVLAGAAAVTAAAALPLAAPAVAAARPRKSQPHRWRTAAIGGTGFVTGILFHPAVRGLAYARTDIGGAYRWDDGRARWTALTDHLGWDDWNLLGVEAMAVDPAHPDRLYLALGTYAQSWAGPGAVLRSEDRGASWVRTDLTVRLGANEDGRGAGERLLVDPRDSETLWLGTRHDGLLRSTDRGATWAADTSFPAAASASGQGVTLLVAAGRTVYAGWGDGGTALYRTAAAGGWEPVPGQPPAGAASSKVPIRAAYDAGTRALYVSYANGPGPNNQTDGSVHRLDTVTGTWMDVTPVAPAAADAFGYGGVAVDATRPGTVVVSTNNRWGPVDTLFRSTDGGASWTSLKDSAVLDASETPYLKWGGETPKFGWWIQAVAVDPFDSAHLVYGTGATIFGTRDLVHWAPEIRGLEESAVRQLIAPPSGARLLSGLGDIGVMYHDSLTASPSLGMASNPVFGTATGLALAALEPSYVVRTGWPSGSGAAGAYSHDGGASWQPFASQPAIAGSAPGPVAVSADGATLLWSFVHWDGTKYAAHRSADGGATWAEISTFPKGGAPVADPLDPARFYVYDTDTGTVFVSADKGVTFTRGASGLPSGDVQFRIAAAPGRSGDLWLSAKDNGLLRSTDGGLTFTAVAGCQASHALGFGRAAAGTKRRGRSPYPAVFQTGRVSATHDGVAVLRSDDAGGTWVRINDDSHQWGWTGEVITGDPRIHGRVYLGTNGRGIQYADPE from the coding sequence ATGCGCGCTTCGTCCGTCCCGCAGCCCGAACCCGCACAGGAGAACGCGCCCCGGCGCCGTACCGTGCTCGCCGGTGCGGCCGCGGTGACAGCCGCCGCCGCGCTGCCCCTGGCCGCCCCGGCCGTGGCGGCCGCGCGGCCCAGGAAGTCCCAGCCGCACCGGTGGCGTACGGCGGCGATCGGCGGGACCGGTTTCGTCACGGGCATCCTGTTCCACCCGGCCGTCCGGGGCCTGGCCTACGCCCGTACGGACATCGGCGGCGCCTACCGGTGGGACGACGGCCGGGCGCGCTGGACGGCGCTGACCGACCACCTCGGATGGGACGACTGGAATCTGCTGGGTGTCGAGGCCATGGCCGTCGATCCGGCCCACCCGGACCGGCTGTATCTGGCGCTCGGCACCTACGCACAGTCGTGGGCAGGTCCGGGCGCGGTGCTCAGATCCGAGGACCGGGGTGCCAGCTGGGTGCGTACGGACCTGACGGTACGGCTGGGAGCCAACGAGGACGGCCGGGGCGCGGGCGAACGGCTCCTGGTGGACCCGCGTGACAGCGAGACCCTCTGGCTCGGCACGCGGCACGACGGGCTGCTGCGCTCCACGGACCGCGGGGCGACCTGGGCCGCCGACACCTCGTTCCCGGCGGCCGCGTCGGCGAGCGGCCAGGGCGTCACGCTGCTGGTGGCGGCGGGCCGCACGGTGTACGCGGGCTGGGGTGACGGGGGGACGGCCCTGTACCGCACGGCCGCCGCCGGCGGCTGGGAGCCCGTTCCCGGTCAGCCGCCCGCCGGCGCGGCCTCGTCGAAGGTGCCGATCCGTGCCGCGTACGACGCCGGGACCCGGGCGCTGTACGTGAGTTACGCGAACGGCCCCGGGCCCAACAACCAGACGGACGGCTCGGTGCACCGGCTCGACACGGTCACCGGCACGTGGATGGACGTCACCCCGGTCGCGCCGGCCGCCGCAGACGCGTTCGGCTACGGCGGGGTCGCGGTCGACGCCACCCGCCCCGGCACGGTCGTCGTCTCCACGAACAACCGCTGGGGACCGGTGGACACCCTGTTCCGCTCCACGGACGGCGGTGCGAGCTGGACCTCGCTCAAGGACTCGGCGGTCCTCGACGCTTCGGAGACGCCCTATCTGAAGTGGGGTGGTGAGACCCCGAAGTTCGGCTGGTGGATCCAGGCCGTGGCCGTCGATCCGTTCGACTCCGCGCACCTCGTGTACGGCACCGGGGCGACGATCTTCGGGACGCGCGACCTGGTGCACTGGGCGCCGGAGATCCGAGGCCTGGAGGAGTCGGCGGTGCGGCAGCTGATCGCACCTCCGTCGGGCGCCCGGCTGCTGAGCGGGCTCGGTGACATCGGTGTGATGTACCACGACTCCCTCACCGCCTCCCCCTCGCTGGGCATGGCGTCGAATCCGGTCTTCGGGACGGCGACGGGACTCGCCCTGGCCGCGCTCGAACCCTCGTACGTCGTGAGGACGGGCTGGCCGTCCGGCTCGGGCGCCGCAGGAGCGTACTCGCACGACGGGGGCGCGAGCTGGCAGCCGTTCGCCTCCCAGCCCGCGATCGCCGGCTCCGCTCCCGGACCGGTGGCGGTGTCCGCCGACGGGGCCACGCTCCTTTGGTCCTTCGTCCACTGGGACGGCACGAAGTACGCCGCGCACCGCTCCGCGGACGGTGGCGCCACCTGGGCCGAGATCTCCACGTTCCCCAAGGGCGGCGCCCCGGTCGCCGACCCGCTGGACCCCGCCCGCTTCTACGTCTACGACACGGACACCGGCACCGTGTTCGTCTCCGCGGACAAGGGCGTCACCTTCACCCGGGGCGCCTCCGGGCTCCCCTCCGGCGATGTGCAGTTCCGCATCGCCGCCGCGCCCGGCCGCTCCGGCGACCTGTGGCTGTCGGCCAAGGACAACGGGCTGCTGCGCTCGACCGACGGTGGGCTGACGTTCACCGCGGTGGCCGGCTGCCAGGCCTCGCACGCCCTCGGCTTCGGCAGGGCCGCCGCCGGGACGAAGCGGCGGGGCCGCTCCCCCTACCCCGCGGTCTTCCAGACCGGACGGGTGTCCGCCACGCACGACGGTGTCGCCGTGCTCCGCTCGGACGACGCGGGCGGGACCTGGGTCCGCATCAACGACGACTCGCACCAGTGGGGGTGGACCGGTGAGGTCATCACCGGTGACCCCCGCATCCACGGCCGCGTCTACCTGGGCACGAACGGCCGCGGCATCCAGTACGCAGACCCCGAATGA
- a CDS encoding beta-galactosidase encodes MPSLHDATRGRILFGGDYNPEQWPEEVWADDARLMKEAGVNSVTVGVFSWAKVEPRPGAREFGWLDRLMDLMHAHGIGVVLATPTASPPPWMGALHPETLPRAEDGTLVSYGSRQHFCPSSPVYRRYAAAITEDLAARYADHPALTVWHINNEYCTHCWCDETAAHFRRWLAARHPGLDALNEAWGTAFWSQRYDSWAEILPPRRAQYMRNPAQVLDFKRFTSDALMECYIAERDIVARHTPHIPVTTNFMPLWSGQDAWAWAEQEDVVSVDIYPDPQDPQGGQYNAMLADMTRSQAAGPWMLMEQAAGPVNWRGVNHPKPAGLNRLWSLQAVARGADAVCYFQWRQSRQGSEKFHSGMLTHAGEQGRVFREIKQLGAELALIGGEVSGTAVPAGVAVLHDWDAWWASAQEGRPSSLVSYPDVVQAWHRALWENGTRTEFARPEANLTAYRMVVVPQLYLLSDAAIDNLVSYVRGGGTLVCGFFTGIADADDRIRPDGMDSRLRELLGIRTVHEWWPLDAGASVECDGFSGSLWSEELESDGRAETVSAYRGGELDGLPAVLRKGTAWYVSTLPEPEALRELLGRVAAKSGARPVLEGLPAGVEAVRRGSLLFLLHHGRSTVTVMVPGRHTDLLTGTETDGKVELGRYGVAVLRDASA; translated from the coding sequence ATGCCGTCCCTGCACGACGCCACCCGTGGCCGCATCCTCTTCGGAGGCGACTACAACCCCGAGCAGTGGCCCGAGGAGGTGTGGGCCGACGACGCCCGGCTGATGAAGGAGGCCGGGGTCAACTCCGTCACCGTCGGTGTGTTCTCCTGGGCAAAAGTCGAACCTCGCCCCGGCGCACGGGAGTTCGGCTGGCTGGACCGGCTGATGGACCTGATGCACGCGCACGGCATCGGTGTCGTGCTCGCCACCCCGACGGCGTCGCCGCCGCCGTGGATGGGCGCACTGCACCCGGAGACCCTGCCGCGCGCCGAGGACGGCACGCTGGTCTCGTACGGCTCGCGGCAGCACTTCTGCCCGAGCTCGCCGGTCTACCGCCGCTACGCCGCCGCGATCACCGAGGACCTCGCGGCACGGTACGCGGACCATCCGGCGCTCACCGTGTGGCACATCAACAACGAGTACTGCACGCACTGCTGGTGCGACGAGACGGCTGCCCACTTCCGCCGCTGGCTGGCCGCCCGCCACCCCGGCCTCGACGCGCTCAACGAGGCGTGGGGGACGGCCTTCTGGAGCCAGCGCTACGACAGCTGGGCGGAGATCCTGCCGCCCCGCCGCGCCCAGTACATGAGGAACCCGGCGCAGGTCCTGGACTTCAAGCGGTTCACCTCCGACGCCCTGATGGAGTGCTACATCGCCGAGCGGGACATCGTCGCCCGGCACACCCCGCACATCCCTGTGACGACCAACTTCATGCCGCTGTGGTCGGGCCAGGACGCCTGGGCGTGGGCGGAGCAGGAGGACGTCGTCTCCGTCGACATCTATCCGGACCCGCAGGACCCGCAGGGCGGCCAGTACAACGCCATGCTCGCCGACATGACGCGCTCGCAGGCCGCGGGCCCGTGGATGCTGATGGAGCAGGCGGCGGGCCCGGTCAACTGGCGCGGGGTCAACCACCCCAAGCCCGCGGGCCTCAACCGGCTCTGGTCGCTGCAGGCGGTGGCCCGGGGCGCGGATGCCGTCTGCTACTTCCAGTGGCGGCAGTCCCGGCAGGGGTCGGAGAAGTTCCACTCCGGGATGCTCACCCACGCGGGCGAACAGGGGCGCGTTTTCCGGGAGATCAAGCAGCTCGGAGCCGAACTCGCCCTGATCGGCGGCGAGGTGAGCGGCACAGCGGTACCGGCCGGGGTCGCGGTCCTGCACGACTGGGACGCGTGGTGGGCGAGCGCCCAGGAGGGCCGGCCGTCCTCGCTCGTGTCGTACCCGGATGTGGTGCAGGCATGGCACCGGGCACTGTGGGAGAACGGGACCAGGACGGAGTTCGCCCGCCCCGAGGCGAACCTGACCGCCTACCGCATGGTCGTCGTCCCGCAGCTCTACCTGCTGAGCGACGCGGCGATCGACAACCTCGTCTCCTACGTGCGGGGCGGCGGCACCCTCGTCTGCGGGTTCTTCACCGGAATCGCGGACGCCGACGACCGGATCAGGCCGGACGGCATGGACAGCCGGCTGCGCGAGCTGCTCGGGATCCGTACGGTGCACGAGTGGTGGCCGCTGGACGCGGGCGCATCGGTCGAGTGCGACGGCTTCAGCGGCAGCCTGTGGTCGGAGGAGCTGGAGTCCGACGGCAGGGCGGAGACGGTCTCCGCCTACCGGGGCGGCGAACTGGACGGGTTGCCCGCGGTGCTCCGCAAGGGCACGGCCTGGTACGTGTCCACGCTGCCCGAGCCGGAGGCCCTGCGCGAACTGCTGGGCCGGGTAGCGGCCAAGTCGGGCGCACGCCCCGTGCTCGAGGGACTGCCGGCGGGGGTGGAGGCGGTGCGCCGCGGCTCCCTGCTCTTCCTGCTCCACCACGGCCGGTCCACGGTGACGGTCATGGTTCCGGGCCGGCACACCGATCTCCTCACGGGTACCGAGACCGACGGCAAGGTGGAACTGGGCCGGTACGGCGTGGCCGTCCTCAGAGACGCCTCCGCATGA
- a CDS encoding glycosyl hydrolase family 95 catalytic domain-containing protein, giving the protein MIDGTWEPRPATRWEDAFLSGNGHHGAMVYGDPADDRVIVNHHTLVRPNGSEGVRPPELADRLGRLQDALLSGDTTAAEEFGAGRPLAWVQPFHPAFQTRVRRSRGLHEAVAGYRREVDFTTGEVSASYEAWRSRVFVSRADDVIVQHITDLGLTADLVLDHGLPGAPAHLAVGRSTVLTPDGAKMALRVGYPGSDLTYTGVTVATVDGGKVSVAGEGIRVEGARSLTLATRVRRGVGHLDLGALWAALPDGDYATLLGRHQPLHREAFGRTTLTLRDAVQDRELPGSELLGSPRSPALLELLFAAGRYHLLSSSGLLPPRLTGLWTGDWDTAWSGAFTTNANLNLQIASAATADLPKVTEAHAALVHGQLGHWQDNARAIFGARGIVAPSHTDGESGHTRHYQRAYPLHLWTAGADWLLQPLLEHAEVTSGATDARLTAALVEAALFYEDFLTREDPDGRIAIVPSYSPENRPANASWGTVNATMDIAAARHALTTAADRASGHPSAGRWRELAARLPDYLVNKDGALAEWAWPGLEETYDHRHLSHLYPVWPLDEINPYDTPRQAAAAHRALELRGSENDSAHGHLHHALIAARLRDPSRVSAALDAVLAGDFFHDSLMSAHYPARNVYNADAAHALPAAVIESLVQSTPARLVLLPAVPGICPAGELRGIRTRFGAGLDLSWSDRGATAVLHPTREARVDVRPGDGLVLVETGADNPEAPLVLTAGVDRVLTLRPR; this is encoded by the coding sequence ATGATCGACGGTACGTGGGAGCCGCGCCCCGCCACCCGCTGGGAGGACGCCTTCCTCAGCGGCAACGGCCATCACGGGGCCATGGTGTACGGCGATCCGGCGGACGACCGGGTCATCGTCAACCACCACACCCTGGTCCGGCCGAACGGCAGCGAGGGGGTACGGCCACCCGAGCTCGCGGACCGGCTCGGCCGCCTCCAGGACGCCCTGCTCTCCGGGGACACCACGGCGGCCGAGGAGTTCGGCGCGGGGCGTCCGCTGGCGTGGGTGCAGCCCTTCCATCCCGCGTTCCAGACCCGCGTCCGCCGGAGCCGCGGGCTGCACGAGGCGGTCGCCGGCTACCGGCGCGAGGTCGACTTCACGACGGGCGAGGTCAGCGCTTCCTACGAGGCCTGGCGCAGCCGTGTCTTCGTGTCGCGGGCCGACGACGTGATCGTCCAGCACATCACGGATCTCGGGCTGACCGCCGACCTGGTCCTGGACCACGGTCTGCCGGGCGCTCCGGCGCACCTGGCGGTCGGCCGCTCGACCGTGCTGACCCCGGACGGCGCCAAGATGGCGTTGCGGGTCGGCTATCCGGGCAGTGACCTCACCTACACGGGGGTCACCGTCGCCACGGTGGACGGCGGCAAGGTGTCCGTCGCGGGCGAAGGCATCCGGGTCGAAGGGGCGCGGAGCCTCACCCTGGCGACCCGGGTCCGGCGCGGGGTCGGCCACCTCGACCTCGGCGCCCTGTGGGCGGCTCTGCCCGACGGGGACTACGCCACCCTGCTCGGCCGCCATCAGCCGCTGCACCGCGAGGCGTTCGGGCGCACGACGCTGACGTTGCGGGACGCGGTCCAGGACCGCGAGCTACCGGGCAGCGAGCTGCTCGGCAGCCCTCGGAGTCCGGCGCTCCTGGAGCTCCTCTTCGCGGCGGGCCGCTACCATCTGCTCTCCTCCTCGGGGCTGCTGCCGCCCCGGCTGACCGGGCTGTGGACCGGCGACTGGGACACCGCGTGGTCCGGGGCGTTCACCACGAACGCCAACCTCAACCTCCAGATCGCCTCGGCCGCCACGGCGGACCTGCCGAAGGTCACCGAGGCCCATGCCGCGCTGGTGCACGGTCAGTTGGGACACTGGCAGGACAACGCGCGTGCGATCTTCGGCGCCCGGGGCATCGTCGCCCCGTCCCACACGGACGGCGAGTCGGGCCACACCCGGCATTACCAGCGCGCCTATCCGCTGCATCTGTGGACGGCGGGAGCGGACTGGCTGCTGCAGCCGCTGCTCGAACACGCCGAGGTGACGAGCGGCGCGACGGATGCCCGCCTGACCGCCGCGCTCGTCGAAGCGGCGCTGTTCTACGAGGACTTCCTCACCCGCGAGGACCCGGACGGCCGCATCGCGATCGTGCCGTCCTACTCCCCGGAGAACCGTCCGGCGAACGCGAGTTGGGGCACCGTCAACGCCACCATGGACATCGCCGCGGCCCGCCACGCCCTGACCACGGCCGCCGATCGAGCCTCCGGCCATCCCTCCGCGGGCCGCTGGCGGGAGCTCGCGGCCCGGCTCCCCGACTATCTGGTGAACAAGGACGGTGCGCTCGCCGAGTGGGCGTGGCCGGGGCTGGAGGAGACGTACGATCACCGTCACCTCAGCCATCTCTACCCCGTGTGGCCGCTGGACGAGATCAACCCGTACGACACACCGCGACAGGCGGCCGCCGCGCACCGCGCCCTGGAACTGCGGGGCTCGGAGAACGACTCGGCCCACGGCCATCTCCACCATGCGCTGATCGCGGCACGGCTCCGGGACCCGTCCCGGGTGTCCGCCGCCCTGGACGCGGTACTGGCGGGCGACTTCTTCCACGACTCGCTGATGAGCGCGCACTATCCGGCGCGCAACGTCTACAACGCGGATGCGGCGCATGCGCTGCCGGCCGCCGTCATCGAGTCGCTCGTCCAGTCGACGCCCGCCCGCCTGGTCCTTCTTCCCGCCGTTCCCGGGATCTGCCCCGCCGGCGAACTGCGCGGCATCCGCACCCGGTTCGGCGCGGGGCTCGACCTCAGCTGGTCCGACCGGGGCGCGACGGCGGTCCTGCACCCGACCCGCGAGGCCCGTGTCGACGTACGCCCGGGAGACGGGCTCGTACTCGTCGAGACCGGCGCGGACAACCCCGAGGCTCCGCTGGTCCTCACGGCCGGCGTGGACCGCGTCCTCACCCTGAGACCGCGGTAG
- a CDS encoding glycoside hydrolase family 12 protein, with protein MAQRRTLTRLLLAPATAAAALIGFAAAPAHAVIWSSSDQWGNYTTSDGYILYNNIWGSGAGAQTVWANSSSNWGVWADHPNTGGIKSYPNAKKIVNKPITSLSSLTSNYNVTVPSSGAYNTSYDIWDTDYDYEVMLWVNYNGAVGPLGTPQGNVTLGGHTWAVYKGDNGANQVFSFLRTSDSSSGTVNILPILKWIKDTKGWWGNETIGDVQFGYEITSSPGGLDFVTNGFGVSSS; from the coding sequence ATGGCACAACGACGCACCCTGACCAGGCTCCTGCTGGCCCCCGCGACTGCGGCGGCCGCCCTGATCGGCTTCGCAGCGGCACCTGCTCACGCCGTGATCTGGTCCTCGTCGGACCAGTGGGGCAACTACACCACGTCCGACGGCTACATCCTCTACAACAACATCTGGGGCTCCGGCGCGGGCGCACAGACGGTCTGGGCCAACTCCTCGAGCAACTGGGGCGTCTGGGCCGACCACCCGAACACCGGCGGCATCAAGTCGTACCCCAACGCCAAGAAGATCGTGAACAAGCCGATCACGTCGCTCTCGTCGCTGACGAGCAACTACAACGTCACGGTCCCGTCCTCCGGCGCCTACAACACGTCGTACGACATCTGGGACACGGACTACGACTACGAAGTGATGCTCTGGGTCAACTACAACGGTGCGGTCGGCCCGCTCGGCACCCCGCAGGGCAATGTGACCCTGGGCGGCCACACCTGGGCCGTGTACAAGGGCGACAACGGCGCCAACCAGGTCTTCTCGTTCCTGCGGACCTCGGACTCCTCCTCAGGCACCGTGAACATCCTGCCGATCCTGAAGTGGATCAAGGACACCAAGGGCTGGTGGGGCAACGAGACCATCGGTGACGTCCAGTTCGGCTACGAGATCACCTCGTCGCCGGGCGGTCTCGACTTCGTGACGAACGGATTCGGCGTCTCCTCCAGCTGA
- a CDS encoding HEXXH motif domain-containing protein has product MYAPIRMPGPLFDEIAAGGGSPEAIAFLVQGERTRRLLLLRELLDLFDADPGILAPLDAGAVWPTLEAAAEQAPEPVEELLLSPQVGSWLAHTLRRLHGTASGPPLWADAGQIAVVAATAAVHAGTDTELLLPARGRTVSLPALGLVRLPGPDGDDFHAVRTVVSGGSLTVATRNGPDVVVHPLTDPESAQWLPVHRLTAGPGARAVQLDDLDPYRDLDEPIAPGRLDPAELRAWQGLFHDAVAILRRGGTGPGGLRPEEVSRIVPWRAQDGAAGLPVPAAGLSASTGDAFASMVMARPEDGLSLAETLVHEFQHSKLGALLHLFPLMEDDRSELYYAPWRADPRHLPGLLHGAYAFVGVTGFWRDRIGDTDADPDGRAPFLFALRRLQTRMVLRTLATRGQLTGPGRRLVTRLSETVDGWLREPLEPATEVRARAAAVSHRVEWRLRNLRCGDGERDTLVKALRSGADPVPGGDPLVAPDAGSGYWQDDRGRLYMRREPGHGAVPTADELLTAGDAEAASDAYARQLTGAGPPDRHALAGWLLAHTELHPRDRRLLARPERFAAVLEAGMPERWAETARWLARTGE; this is encoded by the coding sequence GTGTACGCCCCGATCCGTATGCCGGGCCCGTTGTTCGACGAGATCGCCGCAGGGGGCGGTTCGCCGGAGGCCATCGCGTTCCTGGTCCAGGGCGAACGGACCCGCCGCCTGCTGCTGCTGCGTGAGCTCCTCGACCTGTTCGACGCGGATCCCGGCATCCTTGCCCCGCTGGACGCGGGGGCGGTCTGGCCCACCCTGGAGGCCGCCGCCGAACAGGCTCCCGAACCGGTCGAGGAGCTGCTGCTGAGCCCACAGGTCGGCAGCTGGCTCGCCCACACGCTGCGCCGGCTGCACGGAACGGCGTCCGGGCCGCCGCTGTGGGCCGACGCCGGGCAGATCGCGGTCGTGGCCGCGACGGCAGCCGTTCACGCCGGCACGGACACCGAGTTGCTCCTGCCCGCCCGGGGGCGGACCGTCAGCCTGCCCGCACTCGGCCTGGTACGCCTGCCGGGTCCGGACGGCGACGACTTCCACGCCGTGCGGACCGTGGTGTCCGGCGGATCGCTCACGGTCGCCACCCGCAACGGGCCCGACGTCGTCGTACACCCCCTCACGGATCCGGAATCGGCACAGTGGCTGCCCGTGCACAGACTGACCGCCGGGCCCGGAGCCCGCGCCGTACAGCTCGACGACCTCGACCCGTACCGCGATCTGGACGAGCCGATCGCCCCCGGCCGTCTCGACCCCGCGGAACTACGGGCCTGGCAGGGCTTGTTCCACGACGCCGTGGCCATCCTGCGGCGCGGCGGCACGGGTCCCGGCGGGCTGCGGCCCGAGGAAGTCAGCCGGATCGTCCCCTGGCGCGCCCAGGACGGTGCGGCCGGGCTCCCGGTGCCGGCTGCCGGGCTCAGCGCCTCGACGGGTGACGCCTTCGCCTCCATGGTGATGGCCCGCCCCGAGGACGGTCTCTCCCTGGCGGAAACCCTCGTCCACGAATTCCAGCACAGCAAACTGGGGGCGCTGCTCCACCTCTTCCCGCTGATGGAGGACGACCGCTCCGAGCTCTACTACGCGCCCTGGCGCGCCGATCCACGCCATCTGCCCGGCCTCCTGCACGGCGCCTACGCCTTCGTCGGCGTCACCGGCTTCTGGCGTGACCGGATCGGGGACACGGACGCCGACCCGGACGGACGGGCACCGTTCCTGTTCGCGCTGCGCCGCCTGCAGACCCGTATGGTGCTCCGCACCCTGGCCACGCGCGGACAGCTCACGGGTCCCGGGCGGCGACTGGTCACCCGGCTGTCCGAGACGGTCGACGGCTGGCTGAGAGAACCGCTGGAGCCCGCGACCGAGGTCAGGGCCCGGGCCGCGGCGGTCAGCCACCGGGTGGAGTGGCGGCTGCGCAACCTGCGCTGCGGGGACGGTGAACGGGACACCCTCGTCAAGGCGTTGCGCTCGGGCGCCGATCCGGTGCCGGGAGGTGACCCGCTGGTCGCCCCCGACGCGGGCAGCGGGTACTGGCAGGACGACCGCGGCCGGCTGTACATGCGGCGCGAACCCGGTCACGGGGCCGTGCCGACGGCCGATGAGCTGCTGACCGCGGGAGACGCGGAGGCCGCGAGCGACGCGTACGCCCGACAGCTGACCGGAGCCGGACCGCCCGACCGGCACGCGCTGGCGGGCTGGCTGCTCGCGCACACGGAACTGCATCCGCGCGACAGACGCCTGCTCGCCCGCCCCGAGCGCTTCGCGGCGGTGCTGGAGGCGGGCATGCCCGAACGCTGGGCGGAGACGGCCCGATGGCTGGCCCGCACGGGGGAGTAG
- a CDS encoding aldo/keto reductase codes for MYQPVPADGTPDHLESDLMDLTSVRVADLRLVPDPDMGPRLLAEIRRARSNAMGGSEPGRAE; via the coding sequence TTGTACCAGCCGGTACCCGCCGACGGCACACCCGATCACCTCGAGTCGGACCTCATGGATCTGACCTCCGTGCGCGTCGCCGATCTGCGACTGGTCCCGGACCCCGACATGGGGCCACGACTGCTCGCGGAAATCCGCCGCGCGCGCAGCAACGCGATGGGCGGATCGGAACCAGGGCGGGCCGAATAG
- a CDS encoding effector-associated domain 2-containing protein codes for MTRRPVEPERIVALVIGIEKYAAGADWNLPGPVRDALRFRDWLLARGVPDANILLHLAPLPGTEPEVRYRPADHDTLRRAFVTDIPARSGDALWVWWGGHGVLDTDEHLRLYCADATVADRRNIDAESARGVLRSDAVTGFGRQMWMIDACRTFDERHHFPHSLPSERLPTGQRVEAHEQILMFATGRGQRAANDPVRRLGVFSDIVLDELPADPLPDPEALFEAVQVRMNALRAAGGTDQLPGIHMIRPERTETVPGVLPSASGPGATSAGRLLARLIEALLAYPLMSDRDERQALVNELPAKVVARMPRHPMPRTDVIGIVRTLRAQPDRLWELYDAVTLLDDEPGRAAELKSSVQDFVAGPGPGM; via the coding sequence GTGACCCGGAGGCCTGTGGAACCGGAGCGGATCGTCGCCCTGGTCATCGGAATCGAAAAGTATGCGGCCGGAGCGGACTGGAACCTCCCCGGTCCGGTGAGGGACGCCCTGCGCTTCCGCGACTGGCTGCTGGCCCGCGGTGTTCCGGATGCCAACATCCTGCTCCATCTCGCACCGCTGCCCGGCACGGAGCCGGAAGTCCGGTACCGGCCGGCCGACCACGACACCCTGCGACGCGCGTTCGTCACCGACATCCCCGCCCGAAGCGGTGACGCGCTGTGGGTGTGGTGGGGCGGACACGGTGTCCTGGACACGGACGAGCACCTGCGCCTCTACTGCGCCGACGCCACCGTGGCCGACCGGCGCAACATCGACGCCGAGTCCGCCCGCGGTGTGCTCAGGAGCGACGCGGTGACGGGATTCGGGCGGCAGATGTGGATGATCGACGCATGCCGGACCTTCGACGAACGGCACCACTTCCCCCACTCGCTGCCCAGCGAGCGGCTGCCCACCGGGCAGCGGGTCGAGGCGCACGAGCAGATCCTGATGTTCGCGACCGGCCGGGGGCAGCGGGCGGCCAACGATCCGGTGCGCCGGCTCGGCGTGTTCTCGGACATCGTTCTGGACGAGCTGCCCGCCGATCCGCTGCCGGATCCTGAAGCGCTCTTCGAGGCCGTACAGGTGCGGATGAACGCTCTCCGCGCGGCGGGCGGCACCGATCAGCTCCCCGGCATCCACATGATCCGACCGGAACGGACCGAGACCGTGCCGGGCGTCCTGCCGTCCGCGTCCGGCCCCGGAGCCACATCGGCGGGCCGGCTGCTGGCCCGGCTGATCGAGGCCCTGCTGGCGTATCCGCTGATGAGCGACCGTGACGAACGCCAGGCACTGGTCAACGAGTTGCCCGCGAAGGTCGTCGCGCGGATGCCGAGGCACCCGATGCCGCGCACGGATGTGATCGGGATCGTACGCACACTCAGGGCGCAGCCGGACCGGCTGTGGGAGCTGTACGACGCGGTGACCCTGCTGGACGACGAACCAGGCCGGGCCGCCGAACTGAAGTCGTCGGTACAGGACTTCGTGGCAGGACCCGGGCCCGGAATGTGA